CCTCGATCTCCTCCTCGGAGTCGCTGCGGCCGACGAGGCCCGACGCAAATAGCATCATCCAGGCGGTCGGCGCGGCAAAGATGCAGCCGACGACCATGGCGAAGGTGCCGGTGGGATAAGCGCCGACGAAGAGTGCGGGAAAACGCAGGATCATGTCGCCGATGACGCCACCGATCCCGTTCGGGATCGGCCAAGTGAGCGGCGGCGGGAAGCAGCCGATCACGGCGCAGGAAAGCACCGTACCGGCAAGCCAGGCGCCGGCTCGGGCGGGGATACGGCTGAAGCGGCGGCCCGAGATCAGCGTCAGCGCCCAGGCGACGATCGGCAGCATCGAAATGACGCTGGCAAGGCCGAGAAACTGCATGACGATATCGGCAAAGGCAGCGCCGCTATAACCGAGGATATTGGTCGGCAGATTGGCAGTGGCATAGGAATAGCTCGGATCGGCAACGTTCCATGTCGCCAGCGCCGCGACGCAGAGCGCCAATAGCAGAAAGATCGCAAAGCCGATGAGGGCCTGGATCTGCCGCAGCATGAATGCCGAGAGGGAGAACCGATCCGGACGGCCATCCATCGCCGGCGACGTGCTTCTTGCCATGTGTCTAACCCGTCCAATGCCTGAGGGCAGGCGAATCACCGAAGCTTCGCCATGCCAAAATGCGTCCGCTCCACCTAATCAGAGCCGGGTTAAAGCGATGTTAACCATGCACGCCTGGACGTGCATTCGCGACAGGGAAATAAAAAAAGCCCGAACCTTGAGAGGTCCGGGCCAAATGCGGTCTATGGCAGCTTTTCCGGGTCTAACCCGGAAAAGCTCTAGATAGGCCGCGACGGGCCGTGGAGCGGCGCCCTTAAGCCAGGCGCCGCAAAGCTGATTTACGAGTGGTAGGCGGCTTCGCCGTGGGTCGCGAGGTCGAGACCTTCGCGCTCGGCTTCGACGCTGACGCGCAGCCCGATGACGACATCGACGATCTTGTAGAGGATCGCCGAACCGACGCCGCACCATATGATGGTAGTGAGAACGGCAATGAGCTGAACAACGACCTGGCTTCCCATCGTCACACCTTCGACATAGCCGACGCCGCCGAGCGACGCGCTGGCGAAGACGCCCGTTGCGATAGCGCCGAATATGCCGCCCACGCAGTGCACGCCGAAGACGTCTGCGGTGTCGTCATAGCCGAACTTGTTCTTCACGACGGATACGAAGAAGTAGCAAAGCGGCGAAACGGCTAGGCCCATGACAATCGCGCCCATCGGACCGGCGATTCCAGCAGCCGGCGTGATGGCAACGAGACCCGCAACCATGCCGGAAGCACCGCCGAGCATAGACGCCTTGCCACGAGCAAGGGTTTCGACGAGCGTCCAGGAAACGATGGCAGCTGCGGTCGCGATGAAGGTGTTGACCGTTGCAAGCATCGCACCGCCGGAGGCTTCGAGGTTGGAGCCCGCGTTGAAGCCAAACCAGCCGACCCAGAGCATCGAGGCGCCGACCATGGTCAGCGTCATCGAATGCGGTGCCATCATGTCCTTGCCGTAGCCGGTGCGCTTACCGACCAGAAGAGCGCCAATGATACCAGCGATACCGGCATTGATGTGGACGACCGTACCCCCTGCGAAGTCAAGCGCGCCCATCTTGAAGAGCATGCCGTTCGAATCCCAGACCATGTGCGCGATCGGAAAGTAGACGAAAGTCGCCCAAAGTGCGCAGAAGAGAACTGCAGCCGAAAATTTGATGCGCTCGGCGAAAGCCCCGATGATCAGGGCAGGTGTGATCGCTGCGAAGGTCATCTGGAATAACATGAAGA
This Rhizobium sp. NZLR1 DNA region includes the following protein-coding sequences:
- a CDS encoding ammonium transporter — protein: MSISKFSSTFARICAASAALLAPAVAFAQEAAPAAAAAPVPDKGDTAFMFISTILVLFMLVPGLALFYGGLVRAKNMLSVLMQCTMIGAVVMLIWVIYGYSFAFGGSDSPYWGGTAKMFLSGVSTATTAATFSKGVVIPEFIFMLFQMTFAAITPALIIGAFAERIKFSAAVLFCALWATFVYFPIAHMVWDSNGMLFKMGALDFAGGTVVHINAGIAGIIGALLVGKRTGYGKDMMAPHSMTLTMVGASMLWVGWFGFNAGSNLEASGGAMLATVNTFIATAAAIVSWTLVETLARGKASMLGGASGMVAGLVAITPAAGIAGPMGAIVMGLAVSPLCYFFVSVVKNKFGYDDTADVFGVHCVGGIFGAIATGVFASASLGGVGYVEGVTMGSQVVVQLIAVLTTIIWCGVGSAILYKIVDVVIGLRVSVEAEREGLDLATHGEAAYHS